TGGAATGCTGCACGCACAAAATGACGAAAATGTAACCACCGAGTTTGGTGTAAAAGGAGGACTGAACATGTCTAATTTATACCAAAATAATGCTGACGACGAAAATGTTCTGTACGGTTTTAATGCCGGTGTTTATGCCACATTGCCCATCTCAGATTTTATTGCCTTTCAGCCCGAGATTTTGTTTACTACAAAAGGTGCCAAATTAGAATACGACAACGCCTTTGTAAGCGGTTCAGGGAAATTTAAACTCAATTATATCGAAGTTCCTTTGTTAGTGAGAGTCAATATTACCAAAAACTTTAATGTTCAGGCCGGTGGATACGCATCGTATCTGGTAAGTTCTAAAGTTTCGGGCGACGGAGATTTTAACTTTGACGAAAACATTGACACAGACGATTTAAACAAATTTGATGCTGGTTTAGCAGCTGGTATTGGAGTAGATTTTAACCCAATAAGTATTGGTTTACGTTACAATTACGGATTAACTACCGTTGGAAAAGAAAGAACTGTTGCCGGAACATCGTATACATTTCCGGATGCAAAAAACAGCAATTTGTCTTTATACTTATCGTATAAACTAAACTAGAAAATCAATTAATTAACCCCTTAAAATAAAAAACCATGTCAAATTTATTATATACAATCGCAGTTATACTAGTTATTCTTTGGGCTCTTGGGTTCTTTGTAGGCAACTTCGGAAGCATTATTCACATTCTATTAGTGATTGCCATTATTGCTGTATTGCTTAGACTTATTAAAGGCAGGGAAATCTAAAAAACAAATCAACATTAAATAATTATATTAATCTATTAAAAATCAAATATTATGAAAACGAGTAACACCTTTTTAGGAATTGTTGGAGCTGCAGCTGCAGG
The sequence above is drawn from the Flavobacterium sp. N2038 genome and encodes:
- a CDS encoding porin family protein; amino-acid sequence: MKMQTNFLCAFTLFLSASFGMLHAQNDENVTTEFGVKGGLNMSNLYQNNADDENVLYGFNAGVYATLPISDFIAFQPEILFTTKGAKLEYDNAFVSGSGKFKLNYIEVPLLVRVNITKNFNVQAGGYASYLVSSKVSGDGDFNFDENIDTDDLNKFDAGLAAGIGVDFNPISIGLRYNYGLTTVGKERTVAGTSYTFPDAKNSNLSLYLSYKLN
- a CDS encoding lmo0937 family membrane protein; translation: MSNLLYTIAVILVILWALGFFVGNFGSIIHILLVIAIIAVLLRLIKGREI